The Anabaena sp. WA102 genome contains a region encoding:
- a CDS encoding alr0857 family protein encodes MLKLTYTDNSFYLECLTQSLEEWVAQRVILALRVSQSLRVEPTTASFLLPLNLPGVERLKTEVNRHDSEIMGLCKCDPEYLEVTLDGSWLSDGNDDAVGVFVTTMSYSAEFFLYKLWQESQVCASVVTE; translated from the coding sequence ATGCTGAAATTAACTTACACCGATAACAGTTTTTATTTAGAGTGTCTCACTCAATCTCTCGAAGAATGGGTCGCGCAAAGAGTGATTTTGGCACTGCGTGTCAGTCAATCTTTGCGTGTTGAACCCACCACAGCTTCCTTTTTGCTACCTCTTAATTTACCAGGAGTAGAAAGACTGAAGACGGAAGTAAATCGCCATGATAGTGAAATTATGGGCTTATGTAAGTGCGATCCTGAATACTTAGAAGTTACCCTAGATGGTTCTTGGTTATCTGATGGTAATGATGATGCTGTAGGTGTGTTTGTCACCACTATGAGCTATAGTGCGGAGTTTTTTTTGTATAAACTTTGGCAAGAGTCTCAAGTCTGTGCTTCTGTCGTCACCGAATAA
- a CDS encoding HNH endonuclease, with amino-acid sequence MTSAIQVLEQSVVVFSQNYLPLCRVNIKRAIVLLVSNKAEPLEFSTEDGWLIHSSRFVLSVPKHIRLKIAATERMWKVPPVNRREVLRRDHSSCQYCGTNKHLTLDHVIPRSKGGRHTWDNVVIACEKCNSRKGDKTPAEAGMLLRKLPKAPVHPTVTFAEKFWMDMQANLE; translated from the coding sequence GTGACAAGCGCAATCCAAGTATTAGAGCAATCTGTGGTCGTGTTTTCCCAGAATTACTTGCCACTGTGTCGAGTAAATATCAAACGGGCGATAGTGTTGCTAGTCAGCAATAAAGCCGAACCATTGGAATTTTCTACAGAAGACGGCTGGTTAATTCACTCATCTAGATTCGTCCTCTCTGTACCCAAACACATTCGCTTAAAAATTGCTGCGACGGAACGAATGTGGAAAGTTCCCCCAGTGAATCGTCGGGAGGTTTTACGACGAGATCATAGCAGTTGTCAATATTGCGGTACTAACAAACATCTCACCCTAGATCATGTCATCCCCCGATCTAAAGGTGGCCGACATACTTGGGATAACGTAGTCATAGCTTGCGAAAAATGTAATTCTCGCAAAGGCGATAAAACACCCGCTGAAGCTGGGATGCTTCTACGTAAATTACCTAAAGCACCTGTTCACCCAACTGTGACATTTGCTGAGAAGTTTTGGATGGATATGCAAGCAAACCTGGAATAA
- a CDS encoding ribbon-helix-helix domain-containing protein, translated as MQTITRTPTTEMEVTSIRLERELKEKLKDIAGNRGYQSLIRDILWNYIQQKSGEWKPRFSKSDIRASIAAVAQQDERCVLTGKLIESQQSMLLGLTRNGDMVPLSLESLVD; from the coding sequence ATGCAGACCATTACACGCACCCCAACAACTGAGATGGAAGTTACTAGTATTCGTCTAGAACGGGAACTGAAGGAAAAACTCAAAGATATCGCTGGCAATCGGGGATATCAGTCTTTAATTCGAGATATTCTCTGGAATTATATCCAGCAAAAATCAGGTGAATGGAAACCGCGTTTTTCTAAATCTGATATTCGCGCCAGTATTGCTGCTGTGGCACAACAAGATGAGCGCTGTGTACTTACAGGTAAATTAATTGAATCGCAACAATCAATGTTATTAGGACTGACTAGGAATGGTGATATGGTTCCTCTGAGTCTTGAGAGTTTGGTTGATTAG